The Cryptomeria japonica chromosome 2, Sugi_1.0, whole genome shotgun sequence region AGAAGCATCTAGATGAGTCTCAATAGGGCGCCTTCCACAAGCAACCTCCAACATCAAAACCCCAAAGCTAAATACATCACTGCTGGTAGTGGCCTTTCCTGTGGCTACCAATTCTGGAGCAATGTAACCAGGAGTTCCAGCCACACGAGTGGTTTGGGAATTCTCATCATGTCTATACAGACGAGCAAGCCCAAAATCCCCCAGTTTTGCATGAAGCTCCGAGTCCAACAAAACATTGGAAGATTTGATGTCTCTGTGCACCACCCTTTGTTCCCACCCTTCGTGAAGATACAGCAGTCCTGCACTCACGTCCTTCAGAATTGCGTACCTTTGAGCCCATTCTAGAACTCGAGAAGGATTCCCAAATATCATCTTATCCAGGCTTCCATTTGGCATGAAATCATACACTATGAAAAATTTCTGTTCCCTCCTGCAGTAGCCTCTTATTTGCACCAGATTCCGGTGCTGCAGACGACCGAGACTTGAAATTTCAGCTATGAAATCTCTCACTCCTTCACTGGTCTCTCGAAAGATAGATTTCACAGCGACTTGGAGGCCATTAGAAGGAAGAACTCCTTCGTAAACCTTGCCAAAACCTCCAAACCCTAAGACTTGGTTTTCTGAGAACCCATTGGTTGCAATAGCTAAGTCTGGGTAGCTAATTCGGTGAGGCCAATACTCCACCTCCCAATCTTCAATTACTTCTGTGTTTTTATTCCTTTTAAACCACACAATTGCGACCACCAGTACTAGGAGAACAACTGAACCTGTTGTTATGCCGACGACTAGCCGATTTTTTGGGTTCTTGGAATTTGATTCTATGTCTGTCAAGAATGGAAGAATAGTTGCATTCAAAGCCGGTGCATTTCCATTTGTAGTGAAACTCCAGGCTAGAATGTAATGTTCTTGAACGAGTTTTCCAGTAGCTGCTGCAAAACCAACATACATTTCTTCTTCGAGAATGCTGGGCAAACTCAAATTTTTCTCAGATATGAGAGGCGTTTCCGGGCGAAGGGAACCAGCCAGTGCTATAGTAACATTGAGCTGTTCTTGGAGATGATCGTAGTCAATCCAAGCTTGAATATTTTTTCTCCCGTTGAGATCTAATTGGAAGGACTGGTTGCCAGCCCAGTAACCTGCAGATTTAGATTCTACAGAATGGAGAGAGTTGAGATCTACTCCTACGTGATTGTCATCGATGTCGTCGAATTCTGGGTTCTGAAATGTGTCGAATTCGACCGCAAAGATATGATTGTAAGGCTGTCCTATGCTTGTTGAATTGAACAAACCAAGGTACGCACCTGCACCTCCTCCCTCCTGTGTTTTATTTGGCATTATGACAAATGCCAGTCCATCCCCGCTAGTTGAATCTTGTGAAGGTGGAGCCATGGCGAAAACGAAACTGGTACTGAATGATAAAGTTGCATTCTTGGACCCCTCCTCTTTCATACGCACAGGTTCTGAGTATACAACACTTCCAGTAACGTATTCTGATTGATTGGTGAGACGGATGCCTATAAGATCGGGTTTTATTACAGCGTTACCATGGAAATACAGGTTTGATAAATTTCTGCTGGTTAATCCACTCAGTTTGGGGAAAAAGAATGTTGTTTGAGATTGAGCAGACGGCAACGGTTGGATGAGGAGATAAAATACAAGGACGAAAGATATGCCTGCCATGGATTCCATTCCTTAATAACTCTGATTAAGATCAAATAGATTAACCATGTTAAAGACCGATAAAAAGGGATATTCTTTAACATCCAGTATCATTAAGAGGCGGCTGGGTTTACGTCTCCAGCAGTTGTAAGATAATGGTCCATGGAAGACCTTAAGGTTAATCATTTCAGAGTCTGAGATTTGCCGCCGTATTGGACTTTTTCATGGGTTTATCAATACTTCAATTAGTGATTAACTCTTAATATAAATCTACAAATTGTGGAAAGTGGCGGGTTTTTAGATTGCCTGTCAATTTTTTTGAAACTGTATAGGTAGATTGCATTTACAGGTCATGTCATAACATAAAACCGTTTGCATTTTCACGCGGCTGTGCATTTTTCCTTGGCGTTCACTATAGGTGCTCAAATCACAGGGTAATGTGAAATTGTAGATTCGTTCCAGAAGATTCCAGAGAGCTTGGCGTGCATGCACACCATCCCGTGGGCAATTCTTTTATCTGTTAATTTAGAAATTAATCTTCAGTAGCATTCCTTAGATATCTTTCAATTTTAAAGAAATCTCAAACCAAGGTCATATTTTTTTGTGGATAGGTAACTGTCTCCATCAAATGAGGTTGAGTTCCTTGAATCCAAGCCTTTGAATTGTCAGTAGTAAAATATTTTACTGGTTTCGTGTTTCAGATGGTAATTGTTTAAAAGTCTTTGGTAGTGTGGAAAATCTTTATAAATTAGAGACTTTTAAATAGTCAAACACCCTTTTTAACTTTTCTTATGTGTTAGGCTGAATTTAATAACCTTGCTTCTAATATATTATTCTATCCATAATAATAACATtaactttaatcttaattttaattagTACTCCTACTTTGAGTATAATTGAGTCATAAATGACCTATAATCTTGACATTCTAatctttatcattattattttatattatattaatattagtattataatactattaaattaaattatattattattttatattaatatttatcatGTTATATTAACTTTAATCCTAATCTAATTTTAGCATAATGATAATCTTAAGTGAACCCTAATTGTAATTGAACTCTAACTCTAACCTTATAATTGAACTCTAACCTTGAAGTTGATTCACACTTAACAGTAATGCTAATCCTAATTCAAAATTAAcactaaacctaaccttaaccctaactaaATCTAAACTTGAATTGACCCTTAATAGTTGGAGAAGTTGATAATCAACAACAGGGGCCAAGATTCATCTGCACTTGAAAGAGAGAGAGACTACATAGCCCCCCATAATGTATAATGTCCTATAGAAATGATGAGGTGCTTGAAGACAAGAAATATTCCAATgtctacaaacaacatttctccctaTGGGAATAAGATAAACCAAGTACAAATGTAGGAATGCTTCCCATTCTGGATAACAATTTGTAGGTAGGAAAATCTAAATGTAAGATGATGAAGTCTCTTAAATCTATTCACATGTCACCAGAACTTAGAAGATGATGTCATGAAGCAATTAGGTGCATACCCAATCACAATAGAAAGTGTTAAACATGGAACCATTGGAAACTAATCCTGAACAAGCTCCAAAGAAAAATAAGATCTAGGAATAGGTGCATCACAACTATCATCAAATAGGATAGGTAAACCCTCAAATGTGTCTCACAAATCTTAAATGTGGGACTACATAAATAATGAAGCAATGTATGTCAAATAGAAATCCCAATCCAAAAGACAAATAGATGAATTAACCTTCTTAACAGGATTAAgaatctcaatcaatgaaggtaCACCAACTATCTCTACAAGTGGGAAAAGAGGAACTTTAGATTTTAATGCAATCTCAAGCAAGGGTTGAAAAGAAACGTGTGATAAATTACGAAACAATTCATGCCCATGTTGATTTCTCTAGCGATATTTACACCTACAAcccttatacatgattcactcaagataatctccaaaaatggtGCAAAAACATAAACCCTTAATACAAATACAAAATCAATTTTCATGTAGCCCAAAAGTAAAATATTGATATCTCTAAGTACCtaataaaaattcttcaaaagaagGACCAAAGCTCTAGAAAGAGGACTCTGAGACCTTTTTGATAATATCTAATTGTTGAGAAATAGAGTTTGAATGTGAAAGATATGGCCCCAAAAGTGTGAAAATGAAGATTGACTTTAGAGGCATGCTATAAAAAATTGGTGTAGTATCTAATCAAATCACCACCATGAGAAGACCAGAGTTAGAACTAGATTTTCAACAATATATTGTTTGCCTAATTTTGACTCTATATGACGAAGTCATGGGGAAAAAACCAAGTGCTTCTTTTTAGGGTTTTGACACTAAAAATAGAGGCAACCAAAATTATTTAAGGGGTGCTCAATATAGAAAAAACCCCAAATTTAGTAGGTCCGCCAAAAGATGATGACATCAACACTATGTAAGGTCTACACATGTAGTAAGTAAATACATTCTATCttccttatttgaatttttttttaaattaaaaaaagatgCCTCTTTTTAAAAAGGAATTCACACCTCCCTTTTCATATAAATTTGcacttttttaattaaaaattgttTTGACCAAAAAACAAAGGATTGAAGACTTGTGATAATGGAAGGGTATAGAATTTTGGGCAACCATATACGTATGTGATGCAGAGGCCTTATTAcgcctaaggacaagtccaaaaggttcAATTTGATCCCTTCCAAGTTGTAAGAAGGATCCTACAAGAATgactccacaccttaaggtttgaactactcacactcctctagactagcacctactcaagatgagtaaatagcTTCAATATTCCCAACATGCCTCACCATGACTCTTTCTCTTAGGGGCCTTGGATTTGGTCCACTCATGACATATACGAAttgttccaagcattggttttagaTTCAGGCATCAATGccctatacctcctttggaaatctACCCCCTAAGCTAGTAGCCCAATTTAGTGGGTATTTAGCCCTTAATTCTAAAATATTGCAGACAACTTGACAAAAATATTACCATTTAAGATACCCT contains the following coding sequences:
- the LOC131038373 gene encoding L-type lectin-domain containing receptor kinase SIT2; the protein is MESMAGISFVLVFYLLIQPLPSAQSQTTFFFPKLSGLTSRNLSNLYFHGNAVIKPDLIGIRLTNQSEYVTGSVVYSEPVRMKEEGSKNATLSFSTSFVFAMAPPSQDSTSGDGLAFVIMPNKTQEGGGAGAYLGLFNSTSIGQPYNHIFAVEFDTFQNPEFDDIDDNHVGVDLNSLHSVESKSAGYWAGNQSFQLDLNGRKNIQAWIDYDHLQEQLNVTIALAGSLRPETPLISEKNLSLPSILEEEMYVGFAAATGKLVQEHYILAWSFTTNGNAPALNATILPFLTDIESNSKNPKNRLVVGITTGSVVLLVLVVAIVWFKRNKNTEVIEDWEVEYWPHRISYPDLAIATNGFSENQVLGFGGFGKVYEGVLPSNGLQVAVKSIFRETSEGVRDFIAEISSLGRLQHRNLVQIRGYCRREQKFFIVYDFMPNGSLDKMIFGNPSRVLEWAQRYAILKDVSAGLLYLHEGWEQRVVHRDIKSSNVLLDSELHAKLGDFGLARLYRHDENSQTTRVAGTPGYIAPELVATGKATTSSDVFSFGVLMLEVACGRRPIETHLDASLEILLDWVRELYDNRRLMDAADPKLDGDFVKDEMETVLKLGLFCSNSQPEARPAMRQVVQILEGEASFAESALSVSSEMGDFVFF